In Neodiprion pinetum isolate iyNeoPine1 chromosome 6, iyNeoPine1.2, whole genome shotgun sequence, one genomic interval encodes:
- the LOC124220993 gene encoding FGFR1 oncogene partner 2 homolog produces MSITFQQIMLDAEKLVGRISDQENNTDNLISDIQSVCSQIDSMKQYQEEVEILNSEAHHRPHLQLIAGIQQENKYLREIQAENKELKNALEDHQNALELIMSKYREQTSSLIRRCKVDFTSFHNSKYTQLITSQAEKINEMAAVMKTAAAIDEENDIRGKEVYSRLKEENTVLREILDIANKYGSLDKDPTMDDKTVQTEPA; encoded by the exons ATGTCGATAACTTTTCAACAAATTATGTTGGATGCTGAAAAGCTAGTGGGACGTATTTCGGATCAAGAAAATAATACGGATAATTTAATATCAGATATACAATCAGTATGCAGCCAAATCGACAGTATGAAACAA TATCAAGAGGAAGTTGAAATCCTTAACTCGGAAGCACACCATAGACCTCACTTACAATTGATTGCTGGAATTCAACAAGAGAATAAGTATCTGCGTGAAATTCAAGCAGAGaataaagaattaaaaaatgctTTAGAGGATCATCAGAATGCTCTTGAATTAATAATGTCAAAATACAGAGAACAGACTTCGTCTTTGATTCGCCGTTGCAAGGTGGATTTTACATCTTTCCACAATTCAAAGTATACTCAG TTAATCACCAGCCAAGCGGAAAAGATCAACGAGATGGCGGCAGTGATGAAAACTGCAGCTGCGATCGATGAAGAGAATGATATAAGAGGGAAGGAAGTTTATTCTCGGCTTAAGGAAGAGAATACTGTTTTGCGAGAAATACTCGATATAGCTAATAAGTATGGTTCTCTGGATAAAGATCCAACGATGGACGATAAAACTGTTCAGACAGAGCCAGCATAA